A portion of the Halodesulfovibrio aestuarii DSM 17919 = ATCC 29578 genome contains these proteins:
- the ligA gene encoding NAD-dependent DNA ligase LigA encodes MSDSTTLSFNEAQERVFHLRKELEHHSYLYYVQDAPEITDAEYDVLFLELKGLEEAYPELLTSDSPTMKVGGEVLPSLQSQEHTLRMYSLDNAFSGEEFFAFVDRIKRQQADADLSFWIDPKMDGLAMEIIYENGSFTAALTRGDGTVGEVVTHTVRTIKNVPLRLRGENPPTRLEVRGEVVIRRDAFAKLNETQRKYGKKVFANPRNAAAGSVRQLDSSVAAERPLMFLAYGVGVVEWENEGQEWTTQKAIINGLSDLGFTVPPEAQLCGSPEDVNALFEQLREKRDTLPFEIDGMVAKLNDLELQRSLGFTARFPRWAIAFKFPAQQAVTRLEEITIQVGRTGVLTPVAILEPVEVGGVVVSRATLHNEDEIQAKGLMEGDMVIVQRAGDVIPEVVRALVEKRTGSERAFTFPRKCPVCNSDAVREEGEAAWRCINVTCPAVVKRSIVHFVSKAGLDIQGVGKSWVEKLVDKGMVNDPVDLFEVKRLDLMQFEGMGPVSAQKFVTALADVKKTAPLSRFICALGIRHVGEQTGKVLAKTYKDLDALAHANVTELQELPDVGAEIAESIVDFFDNEANKAMLERFKAIGLDPKQEESVVIDEDHPFAGKTVVFTGSLTTKRADAKEMAESVGAKVVGSVSKKLDYLIVGENAGSKLAKAEQLGITILTEDEFLAMYKGNSSTQNVDSEAVAAADETSSGIEELLQETADISVTKNEERKDVAAESAALDDASIVTEQNIVKESVKDESSQEIKDTEKEKTAKKQKVKTRKNESPITLPGIK; translated from the coding sequence ATGTCCGATTCTACCACGTTGTCTTTCAATGAAGCTCAAGAGAGAGTTTTCCACCTTCGTAAGGAACTCGAGCACCATAGCTATTTGTATTACGTTCAGGATGCTCCTGAAATAACAGATGCTGAATATGATGTTCTTTTTCTGGAACTGAAAGGGCTTGAAGAAGCATATCCCGAACTGCTTACTTCTGACTCTCCCACTATGAAGGTTGGTGGAGAAGTTCTTCCAAGTTTACAGTCTCAAGAACACACCTTACGCATGTATAGTCTTGATAACGCGTTCAGCGGGGAAGAATTTTTTGCGTTTGTGGACCGTATTAAACGCCAACAGGCTGATGCAGACCTGTCTTTTTGGATTGATCCTAAAATGGACGGACTCGCTATGGAGATCATTTATGAGAATGGCTCCTTTACCGCGGCACTGACTCGAGGCGATGGAACTGTCGGTGAAGTTGTAACCCACACGGTCCGTACCATTAAAAACGTTCCCTTGCGACTGCGTGGCGAGAATCCTCCGACCCGGCTGGAAGTTCGTGGTGAAGTCGTTATCAGACGCGATGCCTTTGCTAAGCTGAATGAGACTCAGCGCAAGTATGGTAAGAAGGTTTTTGCTAACCCGCGTAACGCTGCGGCGGGGTCTGTTCGTCAGCTGGATTCTTCGGTAGCGGCTGAACGTCCACTTATGTTTCTTGCTTACGGTGTAGGTGTGGTAGAGTGGGAGAATGAGGGACAGGAGTGGACTACCCAGAAAGCGATTATTAATGGCTTGTCCGACTTAGGTTTTACGGTACCACCGGAAGCACAGCTTTGCGGGAGTCCCGAGGACGTAAATGCCTTATTCGAACAGTTGCGAGAAAAGCGTGATACATTGCCGTTTGAAATTGACGGCATGGTAGCAAAACTGAACGATCTGGAGTTGCAAAGATCGCTCGGCTTTACTGCCAGATTTCCCCGCTGGGCAATTGCCTTCAAATTTCCTGCTCAGCAAGCAGTGACTAGGTTAGAAGAAATTACTATTCAGGTTGGCCGCACAGGAGTGTTAACACCGGTAGCCATTCTTGAGCCTGTAGAAGTCGGCGGTGTTGTTGTGTCCCGTGCAACTCTGCATAACGAAGACGAAATTCAGGCAAAAGGGCTTATGGAAGGGGATATGGTCATCGTTCAGCGCGCTGGAGATGTTATCCCTGAGGTTGTTCGTGCGTTGGTAGAAAAGCGTACCGGATCAGAAAGAGCGTTTACGTTTCCTAGAAAATGTCCTGTCTGTAATTCTGACGCCGTACGGGAAGAGGGTGAGGCTGCATGGCGTTGTATTAACGTAACTTGTCCCGCAGTTGTTAAACGTTCTATTGTGCACTTTGTATCTAAGGCTGGACTGGATATTCAAGGCGTCGGTAAAAGTTGGGTAGAGAAGCTTGTAGATAAAGGCATGGTTAACGATCCAGTTGACTTGTTTGAAGTGAAGCGGCTTGATTTAATGCAGTTTGAAGGAATGGGGCCTGTTTCTGCACAAAAATTTGTTACCGCACTTGCAGATGTTAAAAAGACAGCGCCTTTGTCCCGTTTTATCTGTGCATTAGGAATTCGCCATGTAGGTGAACAGACTGGCAAGGTTTTGGCAAAAACGTATAAAGATTTAGACGCGCTTGCTCATGCGAATGTTACAGAGCTTCAGGAGCTTCCAGACGTAGGTGCAGAGATTGCTGAATCTATAGTCGACTTTTTCGATAACGAAGCTAACAAGGCGATGCTGGAGCGTTTTAAAGCTATCGGGTTAGACCCTAAGCAGGAAGAATCTGTAGTCATCGATGAAGATCATCCTTTTGCAGGTAAGACAGTTGTTTTTACCGGCTCACTGACAACAAAGCGTGCTGATGCTAAGGAAATGGCAGAAAGTGTAGGCGCAAAGGTTGTGGGAAGTGTTTCTAAAAAACTCGATTACCTTATAGTTGGTGAAAACGCAGGGAGCAAGCTTGCAAAAGCAGAGCAACTCGGGATAACAATTTTAACGGAAGATGAGTTCTTAGCAATGTATAAGGGTAATTCTTCAACACAAAATGTGGACTCTGAAGCTGTGGCGGCAGCAGACGAAACGTCTTCAGGTATCGAAGAATTATTACAGGAAACTGCGGATATTTCTGTTACAAAAAATGAAGAGAGAAAAGATGTTGCGGCGGAGTCTGCTGCGCTAGATGACGCATCTATTGTAACGGAACAGAATATCGTAAAAGAGTCAGTGAAGGACGAATCTTCTCAAGAGATTAAAGATACTGAAAAAGAAAAAACTGCAAAAAAACAAAAGGTAAAGACGAGGAAGAATGAATCTCCTATCACTTTACCTGGTATTAAATAA
- the dapB gene encoding 4-hydroxy-tetrahydrodipicolinate reductase: MSVSIVVMGANGRMGATIARMAQDSDKYELAAVVGRKEHEERLNIWGCEVSNDLDVVLDKIDNAVVIDFTVPAASLANAKIAAKHNTPIVMGTTGFTIEERAQLEELAKTSPMFWAPNTSVGISALTQILPELIKILGEDYDLEMVELHHNKKKDSPSGTAMRLAECLAEAKKWDLDKVANYHREGIIGERPKEEIGIQTIRGGDVVGVHTVYAMGPGERIEVTHHAHSRETFAAGALRAAYWLAGRDAGKLYSMSDII, translated from the coding sequence ATGAGTGTATCTATAGTTGTAATGGGTGCTAATGGTCGTATGGGTGCAACCATTGCGCGCATGGCGCAGGATAGCGATAAATATGAGCTTGCCGCAGTTGTAGGAAGAAAGGAACACGAAGAGCGTCTTAATATTTGGGGCTGCGAGGTTTCAAATGATCTTGATGTTGTTCTTGATAAAATTGACAATGCTGTTGTTATCGATTTTACCGTTCCTGCTGCAAGCTTGGCTAATGCTAAGATCGCGGCAAAACATAATACTCCGATTGTAATGGGAACCACTGGTTTTACTATTGAAGAGCGAGCACAGCTTGAAGAGTTGGCTAAAACATCTCCTATGTTTTGGGCACCAAACACAAGTGTAGGTATTTCTGCTCTTACCCAAATTTTGCCTGAACTTATTAAGATCCTCGGTGAAGATTACGATCTCGAAATGGTAGAATTGCACCATAACAAAAAGAAAGATTCTCCAAGCGGCACGGCAATGCGTCTTGCAGAATGCCTTGCGGAAGCTAAAAAATGGGATCTTGATAAAGTCGCCAACTATCATCGTGAAGGTATAATTGGCGAACGTCCTAAAGAAGAAATCGGTATACAGACTATTCGTGGTGGTGACGTTGTGGGTGTTCATACTGTATATGCAATGGGGCCGGGTGAGCGCATTGAAGTAACGCACCATGCGCATTCCCGTGAAACGTTTGCGGCTGGCGCCCTTCGGGCTGCATACTGGCTTGCAGGACGTGATGCAGGAAAACTTTATTCTATGTCGGATATTATCTAA
- a CDS encoding potassium channel family protein — MKLFSKSFVGRLVRLRNQLGVFWPLMVSQISILGVVALAVYGYMELEGWSMADAVYMVVITLSTVGFGEVQPLSPAGRILTSFLILAGVGNFAFILGAFSQLLVEGKFFHIIGSRRVLKTISKLKDHCVVCGYGRIGSVVVKEIIAEGQDVVVIENDPEMVQHLQEEGTLYIDGDATSDDVLVQSGIANAKSLITALSEDAANVYVVLSAREMNQELYIVSRASSHERVSKLKQAGADSVILPNHIGGLRLAQSVLRPTVTSFMELANRRSTIDIQMEELTIREGSSLVGKDLIESELRPKFNLIVIAIKKQGQDMIFNPDGKTVLDAGNTIVAVGAKEKLDEFAQLL; from the coding sequence ATGAAGTTGTTTTCCAAGTCTTTTGTTGGCCGTCTTGTTCGTCTACGAAATCAGTTGGGAGTCTTCTGGCCTCTGATGGTCAGTCAGATTTCTATACTCGGTGTCGTTGCATTAGCTGTGTACGGCTATATGGAGCTTGAGGGATGGTCCATGGCTGACGCTGTCTACATGGTGGTCATTACGCTTTCCACAGTAGGCTTTGGTGAGGTTCAGCCTCTGTCCCCTGCAGGACGTATTTTAACTTCTTTCCTCATTCTGGCTGGTGTTGGTAACTTTGCTTTTATTCTGGGTGCATTTTCCCAATTATTGGTTGAAGGGAAGTTTTTTCACATTATCGGGAGCCGCAGGGTGCTTAAAACAATCAGCAAACTTAAAGATCATTGTGTCGTCTGTGGCTATGGCCGCATAGGCTCGGTTGTGGTGAAGGAAATTATCGCAGAGGGGCAAGACGTAGTTGTTATTGAAAACGATCCGGAAATGGTACAGCATCTTCAAGAAGAAGGTACGTTATACATAGATGGAGATGCCACCTCTGATGACGTGCTTGTCCAGTCCGGTATTGCGAATGCAAAAAGTCTTATTACTGCATTATCCGAAGATGCCGCGAATGTTTATGTTGTGCTGAGTGCGCGGGAGATGAATCAGGAACTGTATATTGTTTCAAGAGCCAGTTCTCATGAACGTGTAAGCAAGCTGAAGCAGGCAGGTGCAGATTCTGTAATTCTTCCAAACCATATCGGTGGGTTACGACTTGCGCAGTCTGTGCTTCGTCCGACTGTGACGAGCTTTATGGAACTGGCAAATAGAAGAAGCACAATAGATATCCAGATGGAAGAGCTTACTATACGCGAAGGCTCGTCCCTTGTAGGTAAAGATCTTATTGAATCGGAGCTTCGCCCTAAATTTAACCTCATTGTTATCGCCATTAAGAAACAGGGGCAGGATATGATTTTTAACCCTGATGGTAAAACCGTGTTGGACGCAGGGAATACAATTGTTGCTGTTGGTGCAAAGGAAAAACTAGATGAATTTGCACAGCTTTTATAA
- the aat gene encoding leucyl/phenylalanyl-tRNA--protein transferase, which yields MTVYLLSDDDVAFPNPALADGEGLLAVGGDLCMERLINGYANGIFPWYDDDSPILWWSPDPRFVLYPKELHIPRSLRRVINSRKFTIKIDTAFEKVIRNCATSQRPDEEGTWIVEEMIQAYCELNDAGLAHSIETWRDDELVGGLYGVSLGKVFYGESMFFKESDASKVALVWLARLLVAAGFEMIDCQQVTDNLERFGAVAISREEFLKKLHNALEAQTIQGQWMFPEEFFPL from the coding sequence ATGACAGTTTATTTACTTTCAGATGATGATGTCGCCTTCCCCAACCCTGCATTAGCAGATGGGGAAGGACTTCTTGCCGTTGGCGGTGATTTATGTATGGAGCGTCTTATCAATGGATATGCCAACGGTATTTTTCCTTGGTATGATGATGACTCTCCTATCCTTTGGTGGTCTCCGGATCCACGTTTTGTCCTTTATCCTAAAGAATTGCATATTCCACGCAGTTTACGTCGAGTTATAAATTCGCGTAAATTTACTATCAAAATTGATACTGCCTTTGAAAAAGTTATTCGGAATTGTGCTACGTCACAGCGCCCTGATGAAGAAGGCACATGGATTGTAGAAGAGATGATACAAGCTTACTGCGAGTTGAACGATGCAGGGTTAGCACACTCTATCGAAACATGGCGTGATGATGAACTTGTAGGTGGACTTTATGGAGTCTCTTTGGGGAAGGTCTTTTATGGTGAGTCCATGTTTTTCAAGGAGTCAGACGCGTCAAAAGTTGCTCTTGTATGGCTCGCCCGATTGCTTGTTGCGGCGGGGTTTGAGATGATAGACTGTCAACAGGTGACAGACAATCTTGAACGTTTTGGTGCAGTCGCTATCTCACGCGAAGAGTTCTTGAAGAAGCTTCATAACGCACTGGAAGCACAGACTATTCAAGGGCAATGGATGTTTCCTGAAGAGTTTTTTCCGTTATAA
- the uvrB gene encoding excinuclease ABC subunit UvrB: protein MQDTLFTLETSFTPQGDQPQAIEELTTNLEQGVQDQILLGVTGSGKTFSVAQTIARVQRPALILAPNKTLAAQLYNEFKELFPHNAVEYFVSYYDYYQPEAYVPSSDTYIEKDSSINDNIDKLRHAATHALLTRRDVIIIASVSCIYGLGSPEYYAKLVIPVEVGQALSMDEIITRLVEVQYERNDYDFHRGTFRVRGDVLEIIPAYHHEKALRIEFFGDDIDAMHEIDPITGNILGSIGKTVIYPASHYVSDKDNLKRAVSDIREELQVRLAEFKAQNKLVEAQRLEQRTMLDLEMIEEMGYCTGIENYSRHLDCRKEGDPPACLLDYFPKDFLLFIDESHITVSQVGAMYKGDRSRKSTLVDFGFRLPSALDNRPLEFNEFLERIGQTVYVSATPGKWELERTQGLVVEQIIRPTGLVDPQLEVRPTKGQMEDLLGECKQRIAKNERVLVTTLTKRMAEDLTEYFKSMGVSTRYLHSDIDTMERMAIIQALRRKECDVLVGINLLREGLDIPEVSLVAILDADKEGFLRSVGSLIQTFGRAARNASGRVIMYADTITKSMKAAMGETERRREKQEAFNIEHGIVPQTIMKRIDTPFDSIAPNAAEADKGKKGKKGVAIAPEIEQDPKKLAKMIAKLEREMREAAKELEFEKAAELRDQIHILRERLLETG from the coding sequence ATGCAGGATACGCTGTTTACATTAGAAACTTCATTCACCCCGCAAGGTGATCAGCCACAAGCTATTGAAGAGCTGACAACGAACTTGGAGCAAGGTGTGCAGGATCAGATCCTGCTCGGAGTTACCGGTTCCGGTAAAACCTTTTCAGTTGCACAGACCATTGCCCGTGTTCAACGTCCTGCGCTTATTCTTGCGCCAAACAAGACATTGGCGGCGCAGCTGTATAATGAATTTAAAGAATTATTCCCGCATAATGCGGTTGAATATTTTGTAAGTTATTATGACTATTATCAGCCGGAAGCCTATGTTCCGTCGTCTGATACGTATATTGAAAAAGATTCATCTATCAACGATAACATCGATAAATTACGCCATGCTGCGACGCATGCGTTGCTTACTCGTCGTGACGTAATCATTATTGCATCGGTGTCCTGCATTTATGGTCTTGGCTCTCCAGAATACTATGCAAAGTTGGTTATTCCTGTAGAGGTGGGGCAGGCTCTCTCTATGGATGAGATCATTACACGTCTTGTGGAAGTTCAGTATGAGCGCAATGACTATGACTTCCACCGCGGTACGTTCAGAGTGCGTGGGGATGTGTTGGAAATAATTCCGGCGTACCACCATGAAAAGGCGTTACGGATAGAATTTTTTGGTGATGATATCGATGCAATGCATGAGATTGATCCTATTACAGGTAATATTCTCGGAAGTATCGGAAAAACTGTCATTTATCCTGCAAGTCACTATGTATCAGACAAGGACAATTTAAAGCGTGCTGTTTCTGATATCCGTGAAGAGTTACAAGTTCGACTTGCAGAGTTCAAGGCTCAGAATAAACTTGTGGAAGCGCAGCGGTTGGAACAACGTACGATGCTTGATCTCGAAATGATCGAAGAAATGGGCTATTGTACAGGTATTGAAAATTACTCTCGCCATCTGGATTGCCGTAAAGAAGGTGATCCTCCAGCGTGTTTGCTTGATTACTTTCCTAAAGATTTTTTATTATTTATTGATGAAAGCCATATTACGGTTTCTCAGGTCGGGGCAATGTACAAAGGGGACCGCTCCCGTAAAAGTACTCTTGTTGACTTTGGTTTCCGTCTTCCTTCTGCTTTGGATAACCGTCCACTTGAATTTAATGAATTTCTGGAACGGATAGGGCAGACGGTATACGTTTCTGCAACTCCCGGTAAATGGGAGCTTGAGCGAACTCAGGGGCTTGTTGTCGAACAGATTATTCGTCCTACAGGGCTTGTTGATCCACAGCTTGAAGTTCGTCCAACAAAAGGTCAGATGGAGGATTTGTTAGGGGAGTGTAAGCAGCGTATTGCTAAGAATGAACGTGTACTTGTTACAACTCTTACAAAACGTATGGCTGAAGACCTAACCGAGTACTTTAAGAGTATGGGCGTGAGTACCCGTTATCTGCACTCTGACATTGATACTATGGAACGTATGGCAATTATTCAGGCATTGCGTAGAAAAGAGTGCGATGTGTTAGTTGGAATTAACTTGTTGCGAGAAGGTCTTGATATACCGGAAGTTTCTTTGGTAGCAATACTCGATGCGGACAAGGAAGGTTTCTTGCGTTCTGTAGGTTCACTTATTCAGACTTTTGGTCGTGCTGCACGTAATGCCAGTGGTAGGGTTATCATGTATGCTGATACTATTACCAAGAGTATGAAAGCGGCAATGGGTGAAACGGAACGCAGACGTGAAAAGCAGGAGGCTTTTAACATAGAGCACGGTATTGTTCCGCAAACAATTATGAAACGTATTGATACGCCGTTTGATTCAATTGCTCCTAATGCTGCTGAGGCAGATAAAGGCAAGAAAGGTAAAAAGGGCGTGGCTATTGCGCCGGAGATTGAACAGGATCCTAAAAAACTGGCTAAGATGATAGCTAAGCTTGAACGTGAAATGCGTGAAGCGGCAAAAGAGCTTGAGTTTGAAAAAGCTGCAGAATTAAGAGATCAAATTCATATCCTTCGGGAACGTCTGCTTGAAACTGGTTAA